The genomic DNA TTGATCCCGATATTATTATCAGAAGAAGTCAGAGTAATGTTTTTAGAGTAGAGTGGATGAGTTTTTCCAGATAACTGTTTTTTCTTCTTATTCGGCAGTTCATCAAAAGATTTGTGGAAAATCTTAAAATCACTAATGATAGTTGGAGTATGGGTTGAGTCATAGTTCACCAAGTTTGGATGAAATATGCAGAAACCACTAGGGGTTCCGTAATAGATCTGTCCTTTCTTGTCATTGAACATTGAATTTTTTAAACAGCTTTTATCCAACATTCCATCTCTATCATCAAAAATAAGTGATTTATGAGTCTGACTGTTATACAACACCACCCCCTTATTAGTTCCTAAGACAAGAGTTCCGTTCACTTCCGTTATATTAAAAACGATATCGCTAGGTATTTCCTGTATATTAGGAGCCGGTTCAAACCAGTCTTTTTCTTGGTTATACTTCTGTAAGCCATAACCATTTGTTCCAATCCAAAGGTTCCCCATTTTATCCTCATAGATACACATGATCTCATCAGCAACAAGCAGTTTGTTTTTACTGTTATAAGTTTTAAAAGACAGTTTATGCACATTGGATCCTGATGCCAGACTGTATAGCCCATCAAAGTAAGTTCCGAGCCATACTGTACCTGTGTGATCCTGATAAATACACTGTATGCGGTTATAAGTATCATAAGAAAGTGTATCATTATTAGTCGTAATAATATTTAGTCCCTCATCAGAGCCGATCCAAATATTGCCATCCTTGTCACTTATGATAGAATTAATACAACTTCCGATTTTTGTTTTTCCTAAATGATGAAGATAATACTGGCAGGACGAGATTTCTCTATCTTTTAACTGACAAATTATCAATCCGCCAAATTGTGTACCAAACCATAATTCCTTTTTAGACGGATGTTTGAATATAAATTGCACATTTCCAGGCCATTGGTTAAATAGTTCATTATATTTTGATATTTCTTTATAACCGGTATTTTTTCCCACTTTTTTGTCATAAAAGGAAAACCCGATTTTATCGACTCCAAGTAATAAAACATTTTTATTCCATTCATACAACGCATTCACTTTTAAGTTTTGATATGGCTCCAATGAAGATTTCATCGGGTAATTGGTAAAGATCTTTTTTTCTTTATACGCGATATAAACACCTGAATTTGCTGTTGCTATCCAAATATTCTTTTGATTGTCAATGAATAGATCATTAATATCCTCGTTGGAAATAAAACCAGACGAATAAACATCGGTATTAATTGGTATCAGTTTATTGTTATTATCTATCCTATATAGCCCTTGATTAGTCCCTACTAAAATGTTTTTGTCCGGAAGTTGCTGTAAACATTTAAAAATGCACTCATAATCAGTCTCATACCCGAACTGAGTATATCGGGCGTGTTTAGAAGTTTCCCGATTGTTCATTTTGGATACACCATTACCCCAGTTGCATATCCAAATGTTTTCAGCTGTGTCTTGCAATAAAAAATTGGTTCTATTCAAAACGGTTACTTCAGGATATTGGTAAAAACGTTGTTTTTTCACATCAAAACGGCATATTCCATTATCAAATGTTCCCACCCAAATATCTCCTGATTTGTCTTCCAGTAATGCGTGAATTGAATTTCCTGCTATGGATGTTTCATCATTGGGACGATTTTTATATTGGAAAAAAGAACCGGTTTGTCTATTATATTTTAAAAGTCCAACTTGTGTTCCTACCCATAACGTACTGTCACGAGAGATCAGCAAAGAATGTATAAAAGAGTTAGGAAGACTGTCATTGCTGATACAAACAATCTTGTCGGTCGATTTATCCAAAAAGTGTAACCCTTGTTCAGTCCCGATCCACAAGTTATGATCAATGTCTTCAACAATTGCATTTACAATATTACTTTGCAGCAATTCCGGAAATTGGCTTGATGACTTGTATGTCTTAAACTCATATCCGTCATAGCGACAGAGACCATTGTTTGTGGCAAACCACATAAATCCGTCACTGTCTTGAAGAATTTGATTAACATGTTTATCAGGGAGACCTTCTATATTGTTGATCGCCCGTACATTATAATCATTCCATGCCGGATAGGCACAAAAAGTTATAAAAAATAAGTATAATAATAGTATTAAAATTTTACTCATAAAACAAAGATTTCTAATACATTATTAAATACATAGCAACCTGTATCTTTTGATTTTCTTTATTTACGCAAGCCCCAAGCATTTTTTGATACTAAAGTAATTTAAAGTTTCCACATAATCCAATTTTGAATTTATATATTTTTTATTTTGACTATTTATTTACTAAAAAACGAGTTTATAGCATCACTGTCGACAATCTGTAACTCTCCGGTAGGAGTATTGACTGAATGAAGAAATGGCTTGAGCGATTCAACCCCTGACAGATCATTTTTTATCATATTGCTATATGTTTTATTTTCATATGTTGCCCCTTCGTCTTCAGGTATATTTTTGATATTTCCAAGGTAACAATTATCTTTAAAAAAATTATTTGTTGAATTTCCAAGCAAGAAACAGCTGTTTTCTGCCACATAAAACAGGTTCTCACATACTGTTGTACTGTCTGCATCTCCATAAGATTGTGTTGCGCTTAACAAACATCGCTGTACGTCGGAATTGACTTTCTTGGTCACATGAATGATATTATGCCGAAGTGTACTGCCTTTAGCCGGTCCTGAAATATGAATACTCGGAGAAAAAAATCCTGTTCCTATTTTCTTCGTTCTATTTCCGTCGTTTATGCTGATATTACCCTGTATCAGCGTGTTATTTGTTCCAATATTTTCTGGCATTCCTGTTTCTCCGGTATTACAAATCAGCAGAAAGCCTCCTTCATTGTCATGGCTGTAATTATATTGAATAATAGTATTGTTACAATTATTATCTGAATCAAACCCTTGAGCATCGCCAGGAGCCTTATGATCGGAAACTTCATTGAACTGTATGAGTGTGTTGTCACAACTCCACGGCCAAATTCCAGCAGCAAATTCTCCATCAGGTAACAGGTCCGGACAATTTTTGATTCGATTATACTCAATTACAGCACTATCGCATCCTATAGGAACGATACCATCTCCTGGAACTCCTTCGATAAGATTGTTTCGTACAACAACATGACGATTCGGATGCCAAAAGTCACGTGTTACATATCCCCACCAAATTATTCCGTTCCGCTCACAACGACGAATAATACAATTCTCTATTGTCAGTCCGTCAAAGATACTCGGTTTCTCTCCTTCATTCACAATATATATCCCCGATCCTCCACCTTGCTTTTTTACGAGACTACCGTTCACATCATGAATATACAGATTTCTTAACGTGATCGAACGAGCTGTACCATAGTTTTCCAAATGAACTTTTACACCGGTCCTACCAGGTAATCTATCCTTTCCGGTATTAACTATCTCCAAATTTTGTATGGTAATTTGAGAAGAGTTATAGACATACACGGCATAAGGAGACTGATCATATCCTATGATACAAGGATCATGTCCCTTATCTCCATATCCATCAATGATTATGGGAGCTTCCGCTGTTCCTGTCCCATTCAAATAAAGTTCTCCGATAAATGTCTCCCCTTTTTTGAGAAGAATCTTGTCTCCTGGGGAGAGTTTCAGACCTCGAGTCTTTGCTAAATTTTTCCAAGCTTTATCTGGAGATGTTCCATTGTTATCATCACTTCCGTTTGTTGCATCAAAATAATATGAAGTAGAATTATCGGATGATAAATATCCTGATGGTGAAATACAGGCATTAAGAAAAAAAATCAGAAAAACAGATATATATTTGTTCATATTTTTGATTGCCTTCCAGAAAAATAGCATTTGTTTTTTGTCTCCGGTAAATATTTTTTGCTTAAAAATGTCTACTTGTTTCATTTGTTTATAATTTAAACTCCCGGCGGATTATTTCCGCCGGGATACGGTTCACCATCCTGGATTTTGTTCCAATTCCGGATTAA from Parabacteroides merdae ATCC 43184 includes the following:
- a CDS encoding hybrid sensor histidine kinase/response regulator transcription factor; the encoded protein is MSKILILLLYLFFITFCAYPAWNDYNVRAINNIEGLPDKHVNQILQDSDGFMWFATNNGLCRYDGYEFKTYKSSSQFPELLQSNIVNAIVEDIDHNLWIGTEQGLHFLDKSTDKIVCISNDSLPNSFIHSLLISRDSTLWVGTQVGLLKYNRQTGSFFQYKNRPNDETSIAGNSIHALLEDKSGDIWVGTFDNGICRFDVKKQRFYQYPEVTVLNRTNFLLQDTAENIWICNWGNGVSKMNNRETSKHARYTQFGYETDYECIFKCLQQLPDKNILVGTNQGLYRIDNNNKLIPINTDVYSSGFISNEDINDLFIDNQKNIWIATANSGVYIAYKEKKIFTNYPMKSSLEPYQNLKVNALYEWNKNVLLLGVDKIGFSFYDKKVGKNTGYKEISKYNELFNQWPGNVQFIFKHPSKKELWFGTQFGGLIICQLKDREISSCQYYLHHLGKTKIGSCINSIISDKDGNIWIGSDEGLNIITTNNDTLSYDTYNRIQCIYQDHTGTVWLGTYFDGLYSLASGSNVHKLSFKTYNSKNKLLVADEIMCIYEDKMGNLWIGTNGYGLQKYNQEKDWFEPAPNIQEIPSDIVFNITEVNGTLVLGTNKGVVLYNSQTHKSLIFDDRDGMLDKSCLKNSMFNDKKGQIYYGTPSGFCIFHPNLVNYDSTHTPTIISDFKIFHKSFDELPNKKKKQLSGKTHPLYSKNITLTSSDNNIGIKFAALSYVHPEKKKYAYKLEGFDKDWIYTDATSRTAFYTNLPSGEYRFLVKTLNEGRVENENYEEFGIKVLPPFYKTNLALVCYLFLITISGYVFYRFQNYRYKLKEAVKVEQIERIKAEELHQSKFKFFANISHEFLTPLSIISCSIEELKRMYNIDNKILKAAQSNTIRLNRLIEEILDFQKLENNKLKLNISYGDISSFVCNLCQENFALLAKNKNVSLCMQSEPEHIAAWFDTNKIDKILYNLLSNATKFSYQDGRGKIEILLKAEDQESEFQYKTLLIKIRNIGKGIATDELPYIFNRFYENSFKQLGLKGNGIGLALTKSLVELHKGTISVTSELEEWTEFTIRIPINKTSYSNEQINETIEHRFIVNDSPEGAAIQQSQSNSEIQKSSKQNSVLVIEDDQDLRDSLQRLLQEKYTISMAANGEEGLKLVQEIKPDLILSDVMMPIMDGFELCKQLKRKKETSCIPIILLTAKINDKDYLEGLNCGADAYITKPFNFNVLQANIDMVISNRKRVIDSFKSNPLTQNIDITISSYDEKFLKEAMDIVKKNMENPEFDVKHFCEIMQVSNSMLYRKLKSLANMSPNEFIRSIRLNTAKELIKQRRGNVSDIAYLVGFKDAHYFSVCFKKEFNMTPGEYMETICS
- a CDS encoding right-handed parallel beta-helix repeat-containing protein, whose amino-acid sequence is MKQVDIFKQKIFTGDKKQMLFFWKAIKNMNKYISVFLIFFLNACISPSGYLSSDNSTSYYFDATNGSDDNNGTSPDKAWKNLAKTRGLKLSPGDKILLKKGETFIGELYLNGTGTAEAPIIIDGYGDKGHDPCIIGYDQSPYAVYVYNSSQITIQNLEIVNTGKDRLPGRTGVKVHLENYGTARSITLRNLYIHDVNGSLVKKQGGGSGIYIVNEGEKPSIFDGLTIENCIIRRCERNGIIWWGYVTRDFWHPNRHVVVRNNLIEGVPGDGIVPIGCDSAVIEYNRIKNCPDLLPDGEFAAGIWPWSCDNTLIQFNEVSDHKAPGDAQGFDSDNNCNNTIIQYNYSHDNEGGFLLICNTGETGMPENIGTNNTLIQGNISINDGNRTKKIGTGFFSPSIHISGPAKGSTLRHNIIHVTKKVNSDVQRCLLSATQSYGDADSTTVCENLFYVAENSCFLLGNSTNNFFKDNCYLGNIKNIPEDEGATYENKTYSNMIKNDLSGVESLKPFLHSVNTPTGELQIVDSDAINSFFSK